A stretch of the Ignavibacteriales bacterium genome encodes the following:
- a CDS encoding uL14 family ribosomal protein translates to MIQEETNLVVADNSGAKKVRCIRVLGGHDRRYASLGDLIVVAVKSAIPGAPVKKGEVSRAVVVRT, encoded by the coding sequence ATGATCCAGGAAGAAACGAATCTTGTAGTCGCAGACAACTCCGGTGCAAAGAAAGTACGGTGCATCCGGGTTCTTGGCGGGCACGACAGGCGCTATGCGTCATTGGGCGACCTGATTGTTGTAGCGGTCAAGAGTGCCATTCCTGGTGCCCCCGTGAAGAAAGGGGAGGTCTCCCGCGCGGTCGTGGTTCGCAC